The Dermacentor silvarum isolate Dsil-2018 chromosome 7, BIME_Dsil_1.4, whole genome shotgun sequence genomic sequence TTGCCAAGGCTCGAAGGCATTCCACAATGGAGGGATGAAAAACTAAAACGAGGTACATATGGTACAATTTCTAGGTACAATTTACCTAGAAGCAGGATAAACAGCAGACTTAGTTGCTAAACATGTTCGTTTGGGAGCAGGAACTCCTAGCTTAAATCTTTTCTCTGACATAGGTAAAATGTGCGTAGGAAAAGAAAGTGTCTTTCAAGACGAGGCTTTAATTAATAATACATTTTATGAAAAGCACATAAGCGGGAACACTTGTGCATTGCAAGATCGGAGAGATTTAAAGTTGTCTTCTTCGACGGGACATGTGCAAGACACATAACAAGTAGAAAGAATAAATAGAGTGTCTAGGTTATGAATGCTTTAAAGCGTGTTACCAAAAGGTAAGTTGCGAACGTTAGGCGGCGTAAGAGCGCCTTAGCTTACGGCAACACAACGTCAGCTATGGGCATCACCGCAAGCCAGGTTTTGACATCTCTCTAAATAGACGAGAGATGGCGGTTCGCTGGCAGAGGAGGCTGGGGGAAGTGTCCACtggtcagcggtcgagataagcaagagaagtTTGGAGTGTTAGtgggaaaaaaaggaagagattgatacgaccgatctattacagtcataggtagcggtacaatatagatcttgaagaagacgaagaacaACAATAAATTTATTGAAAGTCCGGTGAGTTATTTCGAGATTTGATAGacaaaaaagattaaggagatgtatacaaaaagtACAACAAACCTGATcaaatcaagctggctaggtgactatttgtcaccgccacgTTAGCCGCTCGAGACACtcagcgtgtattcgcggccttctttcacgctcggaaaaatacttttacgtagcacgtattgagcaacagaaagctgtatcgggaggctttaatgtttcttgacaattttctcattgatacttttcatctaattctAATATTTGAGGTGGTAAATAATTAggacaaattatgtaattaggcggaaaaAAAGCGGCGAcacacaacattaccttggttttgtccgcCCACGTTGCATTTGCATAAGTTTAAactttggtgcatgatagttcgaacaccctgtatatgcaaagCCCAGTTTTGCACTCCCGAAGCTGCGCGGCCACTGTGAACTGCTACATACGTACGCACATTCACCCCACACGGGTCGGGTAGGTCGTCTTTCTGGCACGGCAATTTTCTGCTTCGCCCCGCGGTTGTAAAGGGGGACAATCGTCGACGCAGTGCCGAGAAAGGCCTCTCTTGTCTTTTCATGTTAAAAAGCCGTGTCACACGCTTCTCGTTCACTGAGGGCCCGTCTTGGGGAGCGGGAAGGAACCGTTTTATATAAAGGTGCTGGGGCTCTAATGGAACATGGAGGTAGGTTGCCTCGTCACTGTGCGAGCCAAGTAGCGTGTGTGCATGGAAGTGACCGATTAGGGGTCAGGCACTCCGTTACGCATGGACTCGCACGTCGCGTCTGGCTTCCGGGCGTAATTTCGGAAAGTTGTTTGGCCAGGTGCTCCTGCCCATCAGCACTAGCGTTTGCGAAAGCTGGCCTCCGGCGTGGGCCTCATGCCCCTTCACGTCTACGCGCGTGCTTTATATCACGATGCGGGTGCTTGTTGAGGATGCTGCGAAGAGCGGACGTCGAAAATGTGCCCGAGGAATGTTCCTCCGGTTTCAGTCTTGCGGGTCATGCAATTTGATTTTTCGTTCTATCTGCCAATATACTTGGGAGCTGTTTTTAACGGTGACTGCCCTATGAGTAAACGACCTTGAGGTGAATGCACTGGATGTGCCTCTTTTTCTTCTAATACCtttcgagaaagaaaaaaattgaacagTTTTGCCCTGAGGGTTAGGCATTTAAAGCCGGAACAAGGTTCAGCGCTGCGCTGAAGCTTCTTAGATGGTGTTCTAGGAATACGCTGGGTGGTATATTCACGGGCCGCGGcacaaatatacagggtgtttaagcgaacacttaaaaaatttcttaaatgttgcctgtgacacagatagcacaattctagttcatgagctgctctactagaagaggcggacattacttgcaagaaaattgaaatgcttatTCGAACAACtgacaaaaaatcactaattaagtttttaactagttaccttattgcccatattgcaatttacatatcgtagccgtggagttcacaccagtttcgagataattattcccgaacttcgcggagaaatgcattggcgttccagttacttttgtgcttcaatgcatgaaacgacgttttcttaagaaactaactggcactagttttaacaaaacgtcgtttcgTTCTCTCTATTGCTATCCTGAGCCAGTTAAGCACTTGAAGCTGCAAGAGTGTTGCGCTACAATGTTTAATAACTTCTGACTGGCTTTTAAAATTTTGCGTGTTGCATCGTGTTAATGCGAGCATTTCTAGCTCTATTTTGGTCCCTTATCTCCACCTAtctctttttgttcttttcccaACTTTCCCCTATACAGGATAGCCGACCGCTACTCAAACTAGCTAACCTGCCGGTTTCTCCCTCATTTTTCTTTCCTCTTCATGTTTAGAAATACATACGTCAAGCGATTCTCTACCACAGAACGTACCGCATTTGCAATAGGGGCACTTTCCTCTCCTCTGCCTGACGAGACAACCGTACTCCTCCGGGCAGTTCCCGATCGGCGGACATGAGAGGCTGCCCACCAACGCTGCATAGAGTGATAAAGAGCAGTAAAACACTGCAAGTGCAATGCGGCTCAACGAGTAAGCAGCACTAAAATAAAACAACTATTGAGGGTGAACCTGCAGCAACTCTCAAAAATATACAAACAACTTTCTGCATGGCATTTTATAGTGAAGCTTGAGACTTGAGTTGTATTCACAGAAATGATACATTTTTAATCAGCAAGGTAAAGAAATACTCTGGCTGGTGGCGGTGAATATAACACAGAGCGGGTCATTAAATTTATACATTCCTAAGCTGCCTATTTGATGGCTGTGAATGAGTTTCGTACCCGAAATGTCATGGCGTCTGCAGACGTGAAAGGGTCAATATAGAGGTTACTTTATTAGCATGAGACGTGGTTTATATAGCATAAAAAAGAAATCTCAAGTCTTCGCTTTAACTGAACATGTTCGCGACCGTATTTTTTGTCTAGTAGCTTCAGTGAGTTCTTTCTTGACATGTTTATTCACACCAAATCCTGGCATAGTTAATTTCATAGTGACTGTTGACATTCTTGTTATACGAAAGAAGTGATCTTTGCCTACACAAGAAGGCTGAACACGCACAAATAGTGTGTTTTGCTAGGATTGTACATTATGCAGTAGTGGCGTGAAGTCAACATTCAAAAGTGCATTTTTATCTTTAGATAAAGTGACATGCACTCGAACATTTTAATAGACGACATTTGTATCTGTTGCGGACTTGCAATAGAACATTTAAACTGAGCGTACATGCGAACATATACCACTTTCAAATGAAGTGAGGGTTGCGTTTACTATCTCACCAAATTCTTGTAAAATTGTAGGAACTGTAATTCACGCGAGCATCTAGGTGGTATAGTCGGTAACTGTTGTCGCGCAGTTgtctaagcgaaaaaaaaagaacaatccaCATAAACATCAACTGACAGGATTTGCGCTCGACTTGTGAATGTGCCCTTGCAgagttccttctttttttcgcgCAGAGAAGCACGCAATCAAGTAGGAACTGTAAAGCCGGATCAAGATTGTGGGGAACAATTCACATAACTGGGGGCATGTAGGACTCTTACGTGATGCTTATAGGCTGCGACCCACTAGTCATCTAGCCATCGTTACTGCAAGATGCTGTAGAGTACTTCTTATGCTGTCAATGAGCAACATTCTGTAGAGTGAAACTGTTCTGCAATGTACAGCCTTTCTATAACGGCGGCTAGCAGTTAGGAACTTCAAAATTAGTCGATGGCATCTATTCGTTATTGACATTCTCGTGCAGCCCAACGTAAACAGTGGCACTTGCCGTCGAATTGAACGAATGTCAGCTTTCACGCATTGCCTTCTAAGCATAACGCCATGGCTGGGCTAATCCCGTGTGTCTATTATGTCTTGCTTGCAAATAGGTGGCTCTGTAAACAGCACGCGTGTTTTGCGACACGCAAGCTATCCTAGTTATTCAACTCGCGCGGGAGCCTGTAAGAGTTGTCTAGGAGCTCTCCACGTGGCTTTGGTGTTATCTCGAAGTTCTCCATGAGTAACAGTTCTTTTTACATTTTCTCAGTTTTTTTTATCACGTCATCGGTTCTGAAGTTTAGAGGGATGCCGAACTCAAATGTACTGTTCACAGTATTTATGAGATCCGGATGAGTAAATGTGTGTAGTGCAGAAACATTCATTGCAGTCATTGCTAGTTTCTTTAGACTTACAGCGCTGTGATTCGTGGAGCATCTGCAGTCAAAGCGACAGACGCCTGGGTTTTATTATGTCTAGGCATCACGCTGTGCAAAAAATTTACCGCGCGACCGAAATATGCCGCGTACTCACCGCATTTGCAGTAGGGGCACTTCCCGGTCCTCTGCAGAACGTAGCAGCCATGCTCAGTGGGGCAGCGTAACCGAGGACACTCGAGAAGCTCGTCTATAATTACTGAGGGCAAAATTAGAGACAAAACAGTGCAGATCAAAGATGGAATATTAAGCTCATTTATACATGCGTAGCACTTTGCTTCAGACGTGGCCGTCATACTTGGCAACAGTTTGGCGAGCTTTTATATCTAAAGAATGCTCTCTGTGAATCCGCTGCAGCGCCATTAAAACAAACACAAATAGTAGAGGACCGGACACTAGGCGTTAACATTACCCGTGGAGTCTCTCATGTACGGTCCTTCGTTATTTGCATTTGTTTTAATTGCGATAGAAAGTCTTCATCAATTATGAAGCAACTTTGCCAAGAACGTGCTAATTAGCTAAATACTCGGAAACAGGTTTTAAGATCAGCCGCTGAAGAAACCACTACATCTGGTACGCATCTGCAAGAAGCAAGGAGCTCCGCTTCTGAATCTACCGTTAAGCTAAATACTGAATAAATTTATTTTATTGTTCTCCTTCATTTAACGACCATCTCTGTACCGCTGTAAATTGTGCATTATCAAATTCTCCTAAATGGCAATTTTTTAGCGCTCGTCAATCCTAAAAGATCGTCAGAAGAAATGCGTCAACATTTTGTTTGTACACAACACTGCAACAACTATATATCTTTGGAATGCACAGAAGCTGCGATAGCAGCTGTAGTGCTGCTGCAGTGCACCGCTGAAACACTGATCGGTGCCCTCTTCAACCACAAAAGTGCATAGCACAATTTACTAGGTCTTTTTCTTGCTATTCTGAGCAGTAAAACTTTTAAGCAAGCAGTTCAAGCATTAGGACACTTCTAAGTCCCTAAAAAAAAAGGTTAGTGTCCTTGGTACGGATACAGGTAAAATAAATTGAGTGGTCGCTATGCTACACAAAAATAATATGAAAagaattgaaaatgagaaatacgTTAGATCTTAATAAATGTCAAAATTTCGGAAACGGACAGTATGGTACCTTATATATGGTTACCAAAGTTGGCTTATTATGCACCCGAGGCATATTGTTCTTCGCTTTTTACGACCTATCTCGCCCGATGGAAATAAACGAAGGTACTCACAAGGTTTTCTACGTCGTTCATCAGTCTCAATCGTCGCACTGTTGATATCCGCACAGTCGCAGTGAGCACAACCCGTGTAACGTTCACGTACTACACGGCATCCAAACTCCGTCGGGCACTCGAAGCTGGGACACATTATCTTGGGCTCTGCGAGGAAGGAGGGCCTAGAGTTGAAGGGTGAAACTCACTCCCTCCCTCGATACAATATGTAAGTGTAAGCAAATTGAGAAGTTCAAATGTGAGACATACGTGAGTTGGCACGAAAGTAACAActaaaacaataaataaacaaattcaTTTGCTTTTACGACAGCGCTTCTAGTCCTTATTCATAGGTCATAGAAAATTTATACACATTCTTGATATTTCGATCAAGAGAAAACAAGAAAAGGCAGGGTCGTTAATCTGCCGGACGTCCGGCTGACTACCCTGCTTGAGGAAAGCGGGCTGAAGGAttgaaagaaaaaggagaagggaAAAGCAAAATGGCAGGGAATACACGTGGTAGACACAGGGTGTCTACAAGCGCCTTAGGTACGTTCTCTTTAAGAAAAAAGTGACCGGAGCGCACGTGGCATTTTTCGTAAATAATGATTCTCTCCTAGCTACTGATATCTTTGCCTTTGTAAAGTGTAGACCGTCAAGTTGGCTAAGCGCGCCTTGAAGTGGCTGACGTTTGCCGACCAAACGGGTAAAGTGGCACAGGAAGTGCTGCATAGTCTCCCCCACTTTAATGCGTTGTCACACCTGCCCATGAAAGACGAAAAGTATTGACAAGAGTATTCAAAAGACAAAAATTTAACAAGCCTGGTATAGTCTTCACGTCTTTAGCGACAAGAAATGGAGTGGTATGTCGCCTGTCGCCTGTGTGCATTAGGAGAGATTAATAAAAAATTAAGGTACTGAGGGTAATTGAAGAATGTTAGGGCCGCTCAGGGGGTGCTGAGCTATGTTGCTCCCTCCTAAGTGGTGCTTGAGTAAGGGTGAAAGAATCGCTACTTTTATGTGTTCCAATTGAAATCTGTCAAGGGTCTTCGTTATTATTCTCTCACTTTTACTGTTTGCTCCGACGACGTGTCCACCTAGCGTTCCATACACGAACAAACACTGGTAAGAAAAGCCTGACAAAGAGCGAGCACTCATGGGTTCTTTAGTGCCAGCGTCCAATATCAGAGACCAGTGACCCGTAAAGAACAATGTCTAGGTGGCCGCCTTCCATTTTATTCTTTCGATGCCAAACCATTGGCCATTACGTGCACATAACTCGACACACTGACACGGCATTGGAACAGGCCTTCTCAGGCCGGGGTCAGGCTCCCGCAAGCCTTTGTGCTGGTCGAAGACATGTGATATGAAGGAGATGACTGACCTTGTCTCCTTTGCGTGACGCGCCGGGGGAATAATGGCACGCTTCTGTCAGGCGCAAAAGTTACACTCCttatgttttgttttttattcccAATAATCTATTTTTAATGTAGACCCTTGTCGGCATTCATTCTTGCACattcagctatatatatatatatatatatatatatatatatatatatatagatatatatatagcgccttgtcctgtcgtctttcacgtgccCGTTGCGTTTTTGCGCTAATCAAGTAATTATGGAATCGCACCAACttgcccgccaacgcattgtgctgatacacacacacacacacacacacacacacacatatatatatatatatataatatatatatatatgtatatatatatatatatataacgtctCAATTCATGTGTTCATGCGCGGGCATTTTAATTAGAAGCTGGTCACCTACATATACTTTCATTCATTGCAAACTTTGTGCACCGCGACCTTTACTCGACAACTACACGCACATTTAGACCCACATAAGacatgatgatgaggatgatgatgatttatattGAAATCACCTTTAAAGCGGGGCGCCGACAGACAGCCA encodes the following:
- the LOC119458157 gene encoding uncharacterized protein LOC119458157 isoform X2; this translates as MLEEPKIMCPSFECPTEFGCRVVRERYTGCAHCDCADINSATIETDERRRKPLIIDELLECPRLRCPTEHGCYVLQRTGKCPYCKCALVGSLSCPPIGNCPEEYGCLVRQRRGKCPYCKCGYMKQGPRSGG
- the LOC119458157 gene encoding uncharacterized protein LOC119458157 isoform X1, producing the protein MVYTLLRARMGLWLLLMLEEPKIMCPSFECPTEFGCRVVRERYTGCAHCDCADINSATIETDERRRKPLIIDELLECPRLRCPTEHGCYVLQRTGKCPYCKCALVGSLSCPPIGNCPEEYGCLVRQRRGKCPYCKCGYMKQGPRSGG
- the LOC119458157 gene encoding uncharacterized protein LOC119458157 isoform X3, translating into MVYTLLRARMGLWLLLMLEEPKIMCPSFECPTEFGCRVVRERYTGCAHCDCADINSATIETDERRRKPLIIDELLECPRLRCPTEHGCYVLQRTGKCPYCKCGYMKQGPRSGG